A genome region from Haliotis asinina isolate JCU_RB_2024 chromosome 11, JCU_Hal_asi_v2, whole genome shotgun sequence includes the following:
- the LOC137255515 gene encoding bursicon-like translates to MVMLETLVVVCFLQVAFSDVMLSESGADRHHQYSAQETCRQQLRRATIRFPGCAPKSVVMVSCRGTCHSRNVPEWRYSSQAMQMVEHCTCCKPHVRRFRYIEFTCPSRPGGRLRWRQWAALQCACRPCADAEPEAEQPYDY, encoded by the coding sequence ATGGTGATGTTGGAAACTTTAGTCGTTGTATGCTTTCTGCAAGTGGCGTTTTCTGACGTCATGCTGTCGGAGAGTGGAGCAGACAGACACCATCAGTACTCTGCACAAGAAACATGCCGACAACAACTGCGCAGAGCTACGATTCGATTTCCCGGATGTGCCCCAAAGTCCGTGGTGATGGTGTCGTGTCGGGGCACCTGTCACTCCCGTAATGTTCCGGAATGGAGATACAGCAGCCAGGCCATGCAGATGGTGGAACACTGCACGTGCTGTAAACCCCACGTCAGGAGATTCCGCTACATTGAGTTCACGTGCCCGTCACGGCCGGGAGGTAGACTACGCTGGCGACAATGGGCTGCACTGCAGTGCGCCTGTAGACCGTGCGCAGATGCGGAACCGGAAGCAGAACAACCGTATGATTACTAA